A window of Erpetoichthys calabaricus chromosome 12, fErpCal1.3, whole genome shotgun sequence contains these coding sequences:
- the LOC114662630 gene encoding transmembrane protein 79-like isoform X2, with amino-acid sequence MKQSLISGQKLKHFTREDGQNLEPSISEVSLKVAMEAEEEEEEEEEQEELELVTLGMISETSFLDVNKDIDGSVPQNINTRVELHEELDSEEAEEEQPFLGNNSWPSSPSPEDTDRGCRKCCPGVRLRLLMSSFAALLLTPCILYGTYMYLPFDPPVCRDLTERIVYAIQCCVVLTLPVILGLLSSAAATLCSATAQDSPAQGATLQQVFVSSSSEHLSLYALNLVALATFLEQGQLRAIPILAGLFGVSRLLYWVSLHVCSSLRGFASGLSFFPLLAMSVFNTSCICGLNFLHLLLNHFGSNSSETTATPGTG; translated from the exons atGGGCAGAATTTGGAACCCAGTATTTCAGAAGTGTCACTGAAAGTTGCAATGGAGgcggaagaggaggaggaagaagaagaggagcaaGAAGAACTAGAGCTTGTAACTTTGGGTATGATAAGTGAGACGTCTTTTTTGGACGTCAACAAAGACATAGATGGATCGGTTCCTCAAAATATTAACACAAGGGTGGAGCTTCATGAAGAGCTGGATAGTGAAGAAGCTGAGGAAGAACAGCCATTTTTGGGCAATAACTCATGGCCCAGTTCCCCATCTCCAGAAGATACGGATAGGGGGTGCAGGAAATGCTGCCCGGGTGTCCGTCTCAGACTTCTCATGTCCAGCTTCGCTGCGCTCCTCCTCACACCTTGCATTTTATACGGGACTTATATGTACCTACCCTTTGACCCACCAGTCTGCAGGGACTTGACCGAACGCATTGTCTATGCCATCCAGTGCTGCGTGGTGTTGACTTTGCCAGTCATTCTAG GCCTTCTCTCCAGTGCTGCCGCCACACTCTGTTCAGCCACCGCTCAAGATTCTCCAGCTCAAGGTGCCACTCTGCAGCAGGTGTTTGTCTCTTCTTCCTCAGAACATCTTAGCCTTTACGCCCTCAACCTTGTAGCCCTGGCCACATTCTTGGAGCAGGGGCAGTTACGTGCCATTCCCATCCTGGCAGGGTTGTTTGGGGTCAGCAG GTTGCTCTACTGGGTGTCTCTGCACGTCTGCTCATCACTCCGAGGATTTGCGTCTGGGCTCAGCTTCTTTCCACTTCTGGCAATGAGTGTCTTTAATACAAGTTGCATCTGTGGCTTGAACTTTCTCCATTTACTCCTTAACCACTTTGGAAGCAACTCTTCTGAGACGACAGCTACTCCTGGGACTGGCTGA